The Raphanus sativus cultivar WK10039 chromosome 2, ASM80110v3, whole genome shotgun sequence genome includes a region encoding these proteins:
- the LOC108841205 gene encoding probable E3 ubiquitin ligase SUD1 — protein sequence MDVYPAENEGGGYDRALPADETDKDDEDDGGDLCRICRSPEGPDDPLRFPCACRGSMKYVHQGCLRVWLNRRGYKQCEVCKRSYSFVPVYSENAPERLPWHEFLRGLSLRALRVAAYVFVILFNAFCFSLHPWGKSSAVENQRVFRVSEKFAFLLAGFLYDGLIAYLMTMTAVLKLMAEDILRFHRQIHGENEQGGGGGGGGGGGGVACVIWKSMGILCDWWHDFLTRCGFFHAIFVERLEEMIRPRNPQLREFGAIRRFLFLLDDNAFAVLAISFYVSFFFVLLPFVMGRLVIAVLLLSQRMGVATQFLSGDSLPQEPVVFGYWTVLSLSLAYLASFSTLSRAIATKLSLGFLIVAVALPYLLWIFSAKVWKNLYVVKLKDGFVLGLKFGVLPLVLGCWLDFCILPIFGTTVSWRLELVSEFPFVMILHWMFGQICLLLFYNSIELIQKILQKRPFWFLLDVTDPSYKITKLYLGQFLFALAFHTSLMVILVHLPIMTISFISTSFFPLQFWIYEERIMFLSMAAYVSLARIRVIEWLVELIKPAVEPIVHKWIITVSSWLQLSDFFLGNQANQNVRPLLQQELEVRDSWSLLIPIAEGSLVRFYGSQNDVTSEEDIDDDRFITLRIGLMLVLAALSLFLISTISMALPILVGRTFFHSISFIMIKLGLKHDDLYGFWIGCYILRVIYIGTCFTINHIMIRRTDLLLSLVLLWIRNALLFSIWVSFTPMLLGLLIDLMIVIPTKVPLSKPPVYSLLRDWLIGLVVLHIWTYLTMFTRVKCFATVAWREKLERIRSVGINTLPWTWLLGNVICPIIGTLLTTLAFPFWVANSLFPLLQFSGEVDLAVQRFIWPVLLAIIIIGVVAKLTFDLFHYLHRVEYDDRYMVGDRVADFIEDHV from the exons ATGGACGTTTATCCGGCGGAGAACGAAGGCGGTGGCTACGATCGAGCTCTTCCGGCAGACGAAACTGACAAAGACGACGAGGACGACGGAGGAGATTTGTGCCGGATATGCCGATCACCGGAAGGACCAGACGATCCGTTGAGGTTTCCGTGCGCGTGTAGAGGATCCATGAAGTACGTTCACCAGGGATGTCTCCGTGTCTGGCTCAACCGCCGTGGATACAAGCAGTGCGAG GTATGCAAGCGTAGCTACTCGTTCGTCCCTGTTTACTCTGAGAACGCACCAGAGAGGCTTCCATGGCACGAGTTTCTCAGAGGACTGTCGCTGAGGGCACTACGCGTCGCTGCTTACGTTTTCGTGATTCTCTTCAACGCCTTTTGTTTTTCCTTGCACCCTTGGGGAAAAAGTAGTGCGGTTGAGAACCAGAGAGTTTTCCGTGTTTCTGAGAAATTTGCTTTTCTCTTGGCTGGCTTCTTGTACGATGGTTTGATCGCGTATCTTATGACCATGACGGCGGTTCTAAAGCTTATGGCTGAAGATATCTTACGTTTTCACCGTCAGATCCATGGAGAGAACGaacaaggaggaggaggaggaggaggaggaggaggaggaggagttgcGTGTGTGATTTGGAAATCTATGGGGATTCTGTGTGATTGGTGGCATGATTTTCTCACACGCTGTGGGTTCTTCCACGCCATTTTCGTTGAACGTCTTGAAGAAATGATTCGTCCTCGAAACCCACAGCTTCGTGAATTTGGAGCAATCAGAAGGTTTCTTTTCCTTCTCGATGATAATGCATTTGCT GTTCTTGCCATCAGCTTCTAtgtctctttcttctttgttcttcttccatTTGTGATGGGGAGACTTGTCATCGCAGTCCTACTTCTTTCCCAACGTATGGGGGTAGCTACGCAGTTTCTTTCAGGAGACTCACTTCCACAAGAACCGGTCGTTTTTGGGTATTGGACTGTGTTGTCACTTTCCTTGGCTTATCTTGCAAGTTTTTCTACTCTGAGTCGAGCCATTGCAACAAAATTATCACTGGGATTTCTCATAGTAGCAGTGGCACTCCCATACCTCTTATGGATTTTTTCAGCGAAAGTGTGGAAAAATCTTTATGTGGTTAAACTTAAAGATGGTTTCGTCTTGGGTTTGAAGTTTGGTGTGTTACCTTTGGTACTAGGCTGCTGGTTAGATTTTTGCATACTCCCTATATTTGGAACTACAGTTTCCTGGAGGCTTGAGCTCGTTTCAGAATTTCCCTTCGTGATGATCCTACATTGGATGTTTGGACAAATTTGCTTGCTATTATTTTACAACTCCATTGAGCTTATCCAGAAG aTTTTGCAGAAACGACCCTTTTGGTTTCTACTAGACGTTACTGATCCCAGCTACAAGATCACTAAACTGTACCTTGGCCAATTTCTCTTTGCGTTGGCTTTCCATACATCATTGATGGTGATTTTGGTTCACTTGCCAATAATGACTATCTCTTTCATCAGCACCTCTTTTTTCCCGCTCCAATTCTG GATCTATGAAGAAAGGATTATGTTTCTCTCGATGGCTGCTTATGTATCGTTAGCGAGAATAAGAGTTATCGAGTGGTTAGTCGAGCTTATTAAACCAGCTGTAGAACCCATAGTTCACAAGTGGATTATCACTGTTAGTTCCTGGCTCCAGTTGAGCGACTTCTTTCTCGGAAACCAAGCAAACCAGAATGTGAGACCGTTGTTGCAACAAGAGCTGGAGGTTCGTGATAGTTGGTCTCTACTGATTCCCATAGCTGAAGGGTCTCTAGTCAGATTCTATGGATCTCAGAACGATGTCACTTCTGAAGAGGATATTGACGACGATAG GTTTATAACACTGAGGATCGGATTGATGTTAGTTCTAGCTGCTTTGAGCCTGTTTCTCATTAGTACAATCTCCATGGCGTTGCCAATTCTGGTGGGAAGGACTTTCTTCCACTCTATCTCTTTCATCATGATAAAGTTGGGACTCAAACACGACG ATCTTTATGGGTTCTGGATTGGATGCTATATTCTGCGAGTAATCTATATTGGGACTTGCTTCACAATTAATCATATCATGATTAGAAGAACCGATTTGCTTCTCAGCCTTGTTCTGTTGTGGATACGGAATGCTTTACTGTTCTCCATCTGG GTCTCCTTCACACCAATGTTGCTTGGTCTCCTTATCGATCTTATGATCGTCATCCCAACAAAAGTGCCCCTAAGCAAACCCCCTGTTTATTCATTGCTTCGAGATTGGTTGATCGGCTTAGTTGTTCTTCACATCTGGACCTATCTA ACCATGTTCACACGTGTCAAATGTTTCGCAACTGTGGCGTGGCGGGAGAAGCTCGAGAGAATCAGAAGTGTCGGAATCAACACGCTCCCATGGACGTGGCTGCTTGGAAACGTCATTTGTCCGATCATAGGAACTCTTCTAACCACTCTTGCGTTCCCTTTCTGGGTGGCGAACTCTCTATTCCCATTGCTTCAGTTTTCTGGTGAAGTCGACCTAGCCGTGCAGAGATTCATATGGCCGGTGTTATTAGCCATCATCATCATAGGGGTCGTAGCCAAGCTCACCTTCGATCTGTTCCATTACCTTCACCGTGTGGAATACGATGATCGGTATATGGTGGGAGACAGAGTGGCTGACTTCATTGAAGATCATGTGTAA
- the LOC108824643 gene encoding uncharacterized protein LOC108824643: MASNTREARRRKILERGSDRLAFITGQINNVPPPPSPSSDPTSLSQSHLLTDDTVPPPRDHIRTTDRETAFTSHQENISDASMVENVDHTIHQSRAEPLQPRKYTETFGEASASDPRDTTLQPSPATSTTQTPSVVDLGASQAFTPLVSFVNTITPNHIGAAIDASEYARMFSSLVIALLVILSHLGFSSLGSIVSFRPVLLVLLTDATIVLGRVLLSHHGAPSSAPRRENSGQGIADQVGNALETVMMIKKIMNAISMDFSLYAVILVCGLLFTQSIFA, from the exons ATGGCGTCGAACACTAGAGAAGCAAGGAGGCGGAAGATCTTAGAAAGAGGATCCGATCGTTTGGCCTTTATCACTGGTCAGATCAACAACGtccctcctcctccatctccttcttccgATCCCACTTCTCTTTCTCAATCTCATCTACTCACAGACGACACGGTTCCGCCTCCTCGTGACCATATACGTACTACTGATCGAGAAACAG CTTTCACAAGTCATCAGGAAAACATATCCGATGCTTCGATGGTTGAGAATGTGGATCATACCATCCATCAAAGCAGAGCAGAACCGCTTCAGCCTCGGAAGTATACTGAGACATTTGGAGAAGCCTCCGCTTCAGATCCTAGAGACACAACACTACAACCGTCTCCTGCTACATCAACCACTCAAACCCCATCAGTGGTAGATTTGGGTGCTTCTCAAGCATTTACTCCTCTAGTCAGTTTCGTGAATACCATCACTCCGAATCACATTGGAGCCGCCATCGATGCCTCAGAATACGCACGGATGTTCTCATCTCTCGTGATCGCCCTCCTGGTCATACTCTCTCATCTCGGTTTCTCTTCCCTAGGCAGCATAGTAAGCTTCAGACCCGTTCTCTTGGTTCTCTTGACCGACGCCACAATCGTGCTCGGACGTGTTCTGCTGAGCCATCATGGAGCTCCTTCCTCAGCACCAAGACGGGAAAACTCGGGACAAGGCATAGCGGACCAAGTGGGCAACGCGCTGGAAACAGTCATGATGATTAAGAAGATAATGAACGCCATCTCTATGGATTTTAGCTTGTACGCTGTGATTCTCGTATGTGGCCTTTTGTTCACACAAAGCATCTTTGCTTAA
- the LOC130508206 gene encoding two-on-two hemoglobin-3, giving the protein MQSLQEKASAWSGVDQADAFAIDEFNLFEKLGLQSFINLSTNFYTRVYDDEEEWFRSMFANSKKEDAIQNQYEFFVQRMGGPPLYSQRKGHPALIGRHRPFPVTHEAAERWLQHMQNAIDESVDIDQDSKVKMMNFFRHTAFFLVAGNELKNQNQNQNQNNQVACKHAANKPAEEE; this is encoded by the exons atgcagTCGCTGCAGGAGAAGGCATCGGCATGGAGCGGCGTGGATCAGGCTGACGCCTTCGCCATCGACGAGTTCAATCTCTTCGAAAAGCTCGGTCTTCAGAGCTTCATCAACCTCTCCACCAACTTCTACACCAG GGTATATGATGACGAAGAAGAATGGTTTCGGTCCATGTTTGCTAACTCTAAGAAAGAAGATGCCATTCAGAACCAATATGAGTTCTTCGTCCAGCGTATGGGAGGCCCTCCTCTGTATTCTCAAAGGAAAG GTCATCCTGCTCTGATTGGTCGTCACCGTCCATTTCCAGTAACTCATGAAGCTGCGGAGAGATGGCTACAGCATATGCAAAATGCTATAGACGAGTCTGTTGACATTGACCAGGACTCGAAAGTCAAAATGATGAACTTCTTCAG GCACACCGCTTTCTTCCTTGTGGCTGGAAACGAGTTGaagaaccagaaccagaaccagaatCAGAACAACCAAGTTGCGTGTAAGCACGCTGCCAATAAACCAGCAGAAGAAGAGTAA